The window TTATGTTACCATTTTCGTAGAAGGGATAAAAATCGCCAGGAAGACCATAATATGGAATCTGTAACTTTTGAAACAATATATGAGAGCCCTGCAACTCTCCCGATTCTTGTAAATCTTGTTCTATGTCCGCAATCTTATCGTGAAGATAATTGGTGTACTCGAAACAGCTCATATACGTTTGATTAGCTGCTCCAATATAGTTAAAGTGGATTAAAAGCACCTGGCAAAGGGAATACCTaacaaaatacaatttaatttgtaGACTAATTCTGAAAACCTTACCATGCGTTTTAAATTAACTGGTTGCACATCAATAAAGCGTTGTGATCCCATGAATCTGTTCAAATCTATATGGTACTGTGGCAAAGGTTTATAACcatcaaaaaatattaactaaAAAGGAACATTaagttttaataattaaagaaTTTCGTGCAATACTCACAAGAATACCCAAATCAGTTTGCGACCTGAGACTACTTCTTAAATAGGGTCCCAATGTCTTGACCACATTCAAGATAATAGCACATGGAACAGCTCCATCGGTGGCTCCCAGATATGTCTCGTTTTCGCCCTCCCTGGGACTTTGGCTATCGTAGTGGCAGGACAGGACTAGCATCTCCTTTGCCTTTTCATTCCAAATGCCCATCACATTGGTAAAATGAGCTTCCAGATAAAACTTATCGGAAATGACGCCAAAACCCAACTTTTTAAGCTCATCCATCAGGTAAACAATCACCTGTTCATGGCCAAAACTACCAGGGTAACGAGGTTTCAATAGCTGAGCCAACGTGGCATTAAAGTGCTCTATATCTTGGCTAAAGTTGAAGGTAGTTTCCAGTTCTGTTTTCACGTTAAGTAAAATTAACACAATTAAGTATATGAACAATATAACTAGTACAACTTTCAGGAGCATTTCGCCTGTTTTTCATTGAATTGAAACCAAAACTGAGTCCGTTTTCAGAGAGAAACGATGAACCCAAATGTTTTTAGCCACAACTAATCAATTTTCTAtggatataaaataataatttaggAGAAATCCAGTTAAAAATAGTCGTTTACTAGTAAAACAGTATGTTCTCGCCTTCATCTTGGTACATAAACATAGCTTCACCTCGATGCGGAGAATCAAATTCTTGACTTCTTAAATAATCATACAAAAATTTCCGTAATATTTTTATCATATTTCGAATCGTGGGCCAATGCAAATTCTCCTTAATATCTGCTGTAGTATGATGAATTTTTGGGTTAATTTCCGGAGAAATATGCAAAACTGGAACACCTAAAAAAAGGTAGTATGTTTAGAAACAGAGAAActatccattttttatttaccttGTTCATGGAACGGATAATCATCATCAGGCTGATCTTTGTTGTAATGCTGGAGTTTGTGGAACAAAACTGGGCCACCAGTTAACTGCTTCGACTCCCAAAGTTCTTGCTCCAAATCAGAAATTTTGAAGTGGAGATCCGCGGTGTCATTGTGGTAACTGAAATAACTTTCATTTGCCAGCCCAATAAGGTTTAAGTTAATagctaaaatctgaaaaataaaatactataaCTAGTTTCGTTGGAATCATAATATTATACATACTATATTTTCTAAGGGTATAAAATCCACTTCAACAAAATGCCGTGAGCCAATCAAGCGAACCTCATTTTCTGGATCCGTAAGTAATGGTTTATGTCCATCAAAGAAGACAAGCTAGAAAAATACATTATTTAGatacttttttttacaatttaagTACTTACAGCCAAACCTACGTCCATTCTTAAGGAAAGATCATTTTTCAGATATTCACCCATGGTTTTGGCCACGTTCAGGAGTATGGCACAAGGAACTGCTCCATCCGTGGCTCCCCAGTATGTCTTGTTCTTCAATCTCGGAGTTTCTGTATCGTAGTGGCAACTCAGCATTATAACATGCTCTACCCCTGGATTCCAATAGGCAACAACATTGGTGAAGTTTACACCTTCGCGGAATTTATTCTGGACCACCATGAAGCCCAATTTCTTAAGTTCCTGGGCTAGGAACCGGCGAACCTGGGCATGTCCTAGGCTACCATGATAACGAGGCTTTAATATTTTCGCCAACGTGGCGTTAAAGTGGGCCTCGTCATCATTAAAATGAAATGGCGGCCTTTGCGAGGCCCAACGTATCATTAAGATATTAATCAGAATATAAACTGCGCTCACTGTCCAGGCAATCCTTGCGAGCATCTGGGACCACTCCGTCTTCCCGGAAAGCCAACTACAAAATGTTCTTAGACTTACACGTGCAACAAATGCATTCGCCAAGCCAAATggaaaacttttaattaaagaGAGATGAGAATTCCCAGATCTAATACACTGGCGCAAAATTAGATGGAATATTTACAATTTCATAGAattcttttaaactttctaAAGTAATTTGATTGAGACAGAGCTGGAAATTGGAATCGGAAAGTCACTGCGTTGCGAATTGTTATTTCTTATAAGCAGTATTGTTCGTAAGAAACagaaattatatataaatacatatGAAATCATATATTTATCCATCACGTGTccataataatttaatttgtaaataaatcaaataaaatcctataaataaaaaaggtttTCTGagctatataaaaaaaaagctataAAACAACCCCATAAAATAATGCCGTTGTGACCTTAAACCTAAAGGTCCTTAAATAACCCCTGCTCTCATTCTGATTGACTGCTAGTATTGAATTGTATGGTTCTGATCTCCCTTTCGCTGAGCCTCTCGCGACTGGAAACGGTGCTGCTCCGCTTCAAAACGCCGACCGCGTCCGGCCTGTTCATATGACGGTGGAGTTTGGGGGAACGGTACTCGTCCCGCGACAAGGTTCTCAGGGTGGAGCCCATCCGCCAGTGCCTGGGTTGTGATTTTCGGTTGCCGTGGCCGCAGCAAGGTAAGTCCCACCCCCTCTGATCCCGACCGAAATCTTCGCCTTCGCTGATGGATTCGGGCAACTCGTGATTAAGGGTCTCCGGCAGCATCAGCGACAGCAGTCCTCCGGCAAGACCCACAGTTCCAAACACCAACAGCATCAGGGAAAAGGAAATGTTGTTGAGGTAGATAATCGGTGGGGAAAACAGAAGGGCTACAAGGCCCATCGTATGGATGAAGGACACACCCTGGCCCCGGACTATCGTCGGCAGAATTTCTGCCGACCACTGCAGTGCTATGTTGAAGGACATGTTGGCAAAGAACCGACTTGCCAAAGCGCAATTCTTCATGGACGGCAAAGAGGTCATTGCGGAGCCGATCAGGCTCAGGACTCCACTTAAGGTCGTGAACGCAAAGGAGCTCCAACGCCGCCCAAATCGATCCAGGGTGAGGAATACCACGAAATAGCCGGGCAAATCCGTCGCACAGGATATCGTGAAGTAGACAAATAGATTCTTCGTATCCAGGACACTGGCCACTCGCACCTGTCCATCGTAAAGCAGCGATATGGCCATCCAGACGAGGGTCATTAGGATCATAAAGCGTGCCAAGCGGCGCCGCCTGAAGATCGAGAGGAAAGTAAAATTGCGTCCCTGCATCTCGTCTTGGTAGAACTCCGAACAGCTCACCTTGAAGCTATCAATCAGTTCTGCTGGCAGCACCATTTTATTTCTTCGCGCCACCGTCTTCAGGATCTCTACGGCCTTTTCAATGTTGTCCCTCGACACCAGCCAGCTGCGATCGGAAAACGTCTGGATGGAAGGAGCTCATGACTTATGGTTTGGTCAGTTGTTTACCCACCGTGCCGATTCCGGCAGCAGCCAGTAGGCGGCCATTCCAAGGATAATGGGCATACATCCCCACACGGCAAACCTCCGCCAATCACCGGTCCACAGAGCCATCCAGGGTATCAACAACGTAAAGGGACAGTAGAACAGGGCCAGTGAAATGAAGGCCACCAAGGAGCGATACTTTGGTCCCACATATTCGTGCACTTTAAGGGGAGGCTCTTAATTAACCTCTAAGATTAGGGACATCGATTTCTTACCCAAAATGAACACCATAGTGAACAAGCTGTCGTAGGAGGCCCCAACGATTAATCTGCAAAAGGCAAAGGCATAAAAGTTCGAGGACGCCGCGGTGGCCAGACTGCCCAGCATGGCCAGGAAGCAGCTACTGACCAATACATTCAGCCGTCCGACGTGGTCGGCTAGGTATGCATAGCTCACGCAACCCAAAATAGAGCCCACGAAGAAGATGAACTGGGCATAGGTGGCGTACTTGTCGTTGTCGCACACCCATCCAAACTCCATGGTGGCCGAGTGGAACCGCATCTCTTTGTCCTCATAGACATATCCGTACTGGCAGGGAATGGTCGGCAGCGTCTCGTCTACATCGTGTGTGTTGTTGGCAACTTTGGCATGCATATTGGTATAGTTCCTGTCGAACATCCGGCAACGGCTAAAGGATCCATCCGACTCCAGGGGAATTGACAGCTTCTTCCGCAGGTCCTCGCCCTGCACCAGGGTCAGTTGGGGCACGAAGCAGTAGTACTTGTGGGGCGTCAGCGTCATGAATATCTGACCCAGGTACACATAGGCAGCGATGTAGCCGAAGGGGATCATGAACAGGAATAGAACAAGCTGGAAGCGACCAAACTCTCCAATGATCGGAAGCAGATCATCGAAATCGAAGTAATCGGGACCGTCCCACGAGGAGGATGGCAACATATCGGGCGGACTCTGCCACCAGGAGCGTCTGGTGAACATATCCTGGACATCATCCGGGTCCGCATATGTCACATTGACTTCCTCGTCGTCGCTTTGATCCGGCCTTATTGGTGAGGGGGAAAACCgcctaaaaattaaatattttacttcaATTTCACATTAAATATGGACTTAAGGGTTCTTAACATACGGTTTTCCCTTTttctccttctttttcttttcgttctcgctttcattttcattttcatcctCCTCGTCCTCATCTGATCCTTTTCGACTTTCATTATTTGAcatattaaaaaatcaaaataaaggAGAAATATAAATTCTGACAAATATATCTGGTTCAGTTGATGGAACTTCTTTGAAGATGAAATGGTCTTGAAGAGGGGCTTAATGGGTTAAATATGTTGTGTATAACTAAGAATTTATATTTGATTTGTAGGTTGTactttgaatatatattcCGAAAAAATAAGTGTCTGTCAGTCTCCCTTAACCCCCATAATGAGTAAGCCAATTTTCACTCAGTAATCCTTTTTCCCAACATTTAGCCTCCACTGACAGGCTGCACATTTTCATGATGACTTGATGATTTTCCAAGCCACTACTTTTCCGGCATTCCTATTCATTTCCGTTCAAGTAGCCGCAATTGGAGCATAAAACGGGGCATCCCTGCTTACCATTCGACTCATTGGCGCCAAGAAACAATGATTCCTGCAAATTCCTAGCTTTGGGTCCTAGCTTTTCTCCATTAATTAAATGCTGGCAAATCCAATCGTTTACTAATCCATAGCAGCTATTTCGTGGTATTGGCAAAGCCAGCCCAGCTTGTGGCTAATTACAAGAAAATTCGGTCAACCGCTGTCAGGATGCAAGGAGTCTTGTACCGCctgttgctattgtttccCCAACTGGCGCATGCGATCTGCGATTTCGAACATTCATTCATAAAAATCCATGTCCGAATTATTCGAAATTGAAACCAAGTTCCCAGACTTCACCGGAGGAGCTACACACACCAGTCCCGATGCGACTTTCAATGACGACGGTTCGAGGACGGATGCTGTATTTTGGGAGCCAACAACTCGGGCCACATAAATATGCCCGGTCATGCCACATAAATCAGTGTCATAAATCTGTGCGTCTGGTGTACGGAGTTATGTGTCAGTGTCCCGAAAAAATCCAAGGCTACGCATAGCCACAAAATATCCTAGATTCTTATCTGCGGAGCgtcaaataaaaactaaaacggGGGAAAACAACTAAGAGCAGAGCAAATTAAGTGTTTCGACGGGAAGCCCGATAAAGTGAAAGCCACGCAGCGCGCGAAAGTGTAGAAAGTCAAGTGAAAGTGGCGGCAGCCGATCCCTTTACAACAGCCCCTAAAGGAAAAACGTACAATACATACCCCCTCAATCCCTTGACGTGTTTGGAATGTTTATCCTCGAGGCGTGAGCATCTGAAAGATGGCCATCCTGGAGTCTTGTTGCTTTTGGAAGGATGTGAGGAGTGGGAGCTTCGCCTGTGCCATCTACACTCTGGTAGGTGACTTCTTGTATGAATAATTGCTAAAGATAAAAAGTGGCCTGGCGGCAAAGCAAATGTGTAAACAAATTTATGAAACTTTAAGCAGTTGAGGGAAGTTTTTggcttgtttttttgtttcttgaatattcatacaaaatacaagaaaTACAAAGTGTGTTTTCTGCTCAATTACATCAAATATTGTTGTACTTTTCTTAAAGACTTAGTCAGGCTGAATAAAGTTTTAGGGAGCACATTAAAGGCCAAATTTCAACAAAGATTTAAATGCGAAgttttaatacaatttttaaatttatttttgagaaTATTTACATAATTTAAGATGCAAAAACTTCTTagaaaaaactaaactttATGAAACTATTGCAACAAACTTTTCGTTGTTTTATTGCCAAGGAATACAATTTTATTCATTATAATAATAGCCTACTGATTTTGTCTTTAATTcccaaatttaagatttaaaggTCAAAATGTTTCACCGAAATTatcttcaaaaaataaaaatagcttCTCCTTAAATATCCGATTAGAACCACAAACCTAAAAACCCATTAATTTAGAATCTTATTACAGAAATTCTTTTCCTTTTATGTTCTCATAAGAAATTCCTTCAAACGTTGTCTGtcaaaaacaccgaaaataaACTGGCGGACAAAGAAAATTAACTAAATTcttaagaaaatatattacCGAGCATGCTTCTTGAGCAATTACAGCACTCAATTGTcactggaggaggattttgtgagGGTGTAAGTCCATTTTGGGGTatcacccacacacccacccaCTATCCCACAACAAATGAGCCCCAAACCTTATGTCCCCAAAAGGATGATGAGTTCCCTATTTGCCTTGGCACAATTTTCCATACAGGTTTACTTCGGGTTCTCGACGCTGATGTTTTTGTTCTACCTGCGCGAGGAACAGGAGTTTCTACTGGGCCAGAGACCCCAGCCGATGGGCGAGAGTCTGCTGGAGAAGGGTGACGTGACTATAGGTAAGGCTATATATATGTGGAGCTCTCCATGTGCTCCAGCATCCACTTGGCCCGACTCAATTACGTGTGTGATTTATGCCTTTTGCAGTGACTGTGATATTCAACGTTTTGTTTCTCTTTTGCTCGATGCTGATGGTGCTGGCCTCGGTTCTCCTGATTGTGGGTCTCCAGCAGGTGGGTTTCTAAAAGGATATCATTCGAGCTCCTCTACCAACTGTATATGAACTTTTGCAGAACAAACGCCAATTTTTGATACCCTGGATTTGCTTCATGCTGGGCGACCTGCTCATCGAATGCTTCCACCTCCTCCACTTGACCCTCTCCCGCCGCGTTATATTCGACCCGATTGTCGGTTTCATCTTCACCATGGACTTTTTTATCCTGTGCCTAAACGTAAGCTTAACAATTAaagtattatttttagttaaagtatattatttttactCCTTGAAGCTCTACTGCTTACTGTGCGTTATATCGCAGTACCAGGAGTACCGGAGACACCGGGCGGAGCTGCAACAGGCGGCCAGTGCCCCGTCGGTAGGTATTCGGTGAATGTGTTGTGCCACCCCCAGTATGCTTACCTTCCCTTCCCTGTGCCTCCTGTGTGCCTCCTTCCAATCCAAAAGCCAATTGTAGTCTTCACAGCTGCCGAGAAACTGAGCAAATCGGAGCAGCTCCaaatgcaacagcaacatcagctgCAGGAGCCCCACAACCAGATATTGCTGAACCAGCTGGAAACCGGATCCGGAAATGGTAAACGGAATTCCCGGCGAATGCTCGGTACAGGCAGTCCACTGATCACCTCCCAGCGCCTAACCAACTTCTCCACCATCACCGAGGAGGAGGAACAGCATTCCAGGTGGGGCATTTATTAAAGCGATTTATGTGCCCCAGTTAATATCAATTTATACGTTACGATATGTTCTCCGTCTAGGACACATCCCGGAGCAATCCAATACCGAGGAACTGTCTCAAATTCCAATTATAACCCATGCATCCAGTGATGCAAGTACCATTCGTCACTAAGCCAACGTGACAGGGAAAGATTTAAGCCAACAGAGTCCacttatttttacaaaaactgAATGGAACGATAAAGTCGAATAAAATAGAAATGAAAAACTCCAGAACATATACCCTTTTTGGGCTTCAGTTTCTATTCCAGGTAAAGATTTAATTTTTCCTGTTACCCTTGCCCCACTTTGATGCAACAAAAGGATGTACGGAAATTCAAATACCTGGAAGTCATGAAAGTCCTTTCAATTACGGCGACTTTATACCTAAACAATGCGGGGCAAACTCAGTTTTCAGAATAGTTCAAGATAACATAAAATATAGTATTTCACAAACACATCTcctaaattaaacaaaaatagtaaGGTAAAGTGGATTCTTCTAAATCAGAAAGCCAGCTTAAAGAAACTAATTTGTCATGCAAACACACAACCCAAAACCAGACAGTCCGAAATAATTATTCAAATGTTTCAGCCTCCTGTTAGCCAGACAGCCACAGGTCAAAAGAACCCTAAAAAACccaacaaaattaaaatttacttttaaaacCTAATtagtttttggaaaaaagcTGACTTGACCCAGGGGAGGTTCAGAGTTGAAAGTGTTCGGGTTAAGTGGTTTTAGTTGCCAGTTAATGATATTCAAATTAAGCTTTAAAGTCCTAATTAAAAGCACTTTTTGTCAGGATAAATCAAAATGGACTTTGCAGTAAACAGGATAACCTGTGCAATCCAGCAACCCAATCCCGACGGAAGCAGTGCCATTAAAGGGCACTTAATCACTTGGCTAAATTGGCACTGTTAATTAAACCCTCAGGTGGAGAGTTACAGCGTCGAAGTGGACGCATGGCTTAGGGACACTGGACACTGGACACTGGACACAGGCAACGGACTCAGGACATCTCGCTACGGTTGATGATGACAAAGGGTCGTCGGTGGAGCAGCCACAAAATCGGCAACTGTTGTCCAGCTTTTTGACTGGAAAAGGCCATGCTGTGGCAGATGATGCCCGTCCAGTGTCATGGGTAATGCTACACGGAGAGAAAACCCTCTGTCGGTAATAGATTTAAAATCATAAGTCTAACCTTCTAAAATCCTAAACTTTACTCTCAAAAAATCAATGAAGCTTTAACATCcttcattaaatattttatcgatttaataaaacttcaaaaaaacattttcaagtgCTGTTGCCGAATAGAAACTCGCACCAGTTTGCCCGCCGTTGTAGGACtattattactttttttttgtttgtgaaAAGTCGCATTTTGTTCTCAAATATTGACATAGCCACAGGCGGCTACATTCCCAAAAATCCATCATAAAAATAGAAGGCCATCGGACTGCAAAGCTACAAAGTCCGACGAATCCGGCTTAATGGATCCTAAGTGGAAGAATGCAGTGCGAAGTCTGCTTTTGACAAACATCGAGAATACTCAAATGATTAAAAGCATAAGAGCTCtgcaattgaatttaatattgtaatttttttgtctttaaaaaagaaaaaatatttccccgCCATTTTACGCTTTAAATTCTTTGAAAGCTGATTGTGGTTAGGATATGGTTAGAAAAAAATGtcatttaattcaattaaatgaaataaaactaaattaattaaatctaaACGCTTGAGGGATTATTTGATGGTTGTTTATTAAGAGCCCTCTATTGGTGTTCTGAGCATGTTTCCTTGACCAAAAAAAGGACGTatactttatatattttttataaaaaatatggaacATATCAAATATTTCAACTACAGAGTAGTatcaaataatttaatattcttCACGGCATTATCCACGTACCTTTTTCATTTGCCTTTTTTGCATTCCGCGAACTACAGGTTTTATGAACAGAATATATGCACT of the Drosophila ananassae strain 14024-0371.13 chromosome 2R, ASM1763931v2, whole genome shotgun sequence genome contains:
- the LOC6493307 gene encoding glutaminyl-peptide cyclotransferase; translation: MLLKVVLVILFIYLIVLILLNVKTELETTFNFSQDIEHFNATLAQLLKPRYPGSFGHEQVIVYLMDELKKLGFGVISDKFYLEAHFTNVMGIWNEKAKEMLVLSCHYDSQSPREGENETYLGATDGAVPCAIILNVVKTLGPYLRSSLRSQTDLGILLIFFDGYKPLPQYHIDLNRFMGSQRFIDVQPVNLKRMVLLIHFNYIGAANQTYMSCFEYTNYLHDKIADIEQDLQESGELQGSHILFQKLQIPYYGLPGDFYPFYENDVPVLNIAPEHFSEFHNTPEDNVDKLHWPTILNMVKIMQRFVHGILDNTVLEWDDTYDTDHDD
- the LOC6493306 gene encoding glutaminyl-peptide cyclotransferase-like protein, which translates into the protein MVVQNKFREGVNFTNVVAYWNPGVEHVIMLSCHYDTETPRLKNKTYWGATDGAVPCAILLNVAKTMGEYLKNDLSLRMDVGLALVFFDGHKPLLTDPENEVRLIGSRHFVEVDFIPLENIILAINLNLIGLANESYFSYHNDTADLHFKISDLEQELWESKQLTGGPVLFHKLQHYNKDQPDDDYPFHEQGVPVLHISPEINPKIHHTTADIKENLHWPTIRNMIKILRKFLYDYLRSQEFDSPHRGEAMFMYQDEGENILFY
- the LOC6493305 gene encoding beta-alanine transporter isoform X1, with the protein product MSNNESRKGSDEDEEDENENESENEKKKKEKKGKPRFSPSPIRPDQSDDEEVNVTYADPDDVQDMFTRRSWWQSPPDMLPSSSWDGPDYFDFDDLLPIIGEFGRFQLVLFLFMIPFGYIAAYVYLGQIFMTLTPHKYYCFVPQLTLVQGEDLRKKLSIPLESDGSFSRCRMFDRNYTNMHAKVANNTHDVDETLPTIPCQYGYVYEDKEMRFHSATMEFGWVCDNDKYATYAQFIFFVGSILGCVSYAYLADHVGRLNVLVSSCFLAMLGSLATAASSNFYAFAFCRLIVGASYDSLFTMVFILVHEYVGPKYRSLVAFISLALFYCPFTLLIPWMALWTGDWRRFAVWGCMPIILGMAAYWLLPESARWLVSRDNIEKAVEILKTVARRNKMVLPAELIDSFKVSCSEFYQDEMQGRNFTFLSIFRRRRLARFMILMTLVWMAISLLYDGQVRVASVLDTKNLFVYFTISCATDLPGYFVVFLTLDRFGRRWSSFAFTTLSGVLSLIGSAMTSLPSMKNCALASRFFANMSFNIALQWSAEILPTIVRGQGVSFIHTMGLVALLFSPPIIYLNNISFSLMLLVFGTVGLAGGLLSLMLPETLNHELPESISEGEDFGRDQRGWDLPCCGHGNRKSQPRHWRMGSTLRTLSRDEYRSPKLHRHMNRPDAVGVLKRSSTVSSRERLSEREIRTIQFNTSSQSE
- the LOC6493305 gene encoding organic cation transporter protein isoform X3; this translates as MVFILVHEYVGPKYRSLVAFISLALFYCPFTLLIPWMALWTGDWRRFAVWGCMPIILGMAAYWLLPESARWLVSRDNIEKAVEILKTVARRNKMVLPAELIDSFKVSCSEFYQDEMQGRNFTFLSIFRRRRLARFMILMTLVWMAISLLYDGQVRVASVLDTKNLFVYFTISCATDLPGYFVVFLTLDRFGRRWSSFAFTTLSGVLSLIGSAMTSLPSMKNCALASRFFANMSFNIALQWSAEILPTIVRGQGVSFIHTMGLVALLFSPPIIYLNNISFSLMLLVFGTVGLAGGLLSLMLPETLNHELPESISEGEDFGRDQRGWDLPCCGHGNRKSQPRHWRMGSTLRTLSRDEYRSPKLHRHMNRPDAVGVLKRSSTVSSRERLSEREIRTIQFNTSSQSE
- the LOC6493305 gene encoding solute carrier family 22 member 7 isoform X2, which encodes MSNNESRKGSDEDEEDENENESENEKKKKEKKGKPRFSPSPIRPDQSDDEEVNVTYADPDDVQDMFTRRSWWQSPPDMLPSSSWDGPDYFDFDDLLPIIGEFGRFQLVLFLFMIPFGYIAAYVYLGQIFMTLTPHKYYCFVPQLTLVQGEDLRKKLSIPLESDGSFSRCRMFDRNYTNMHAKVANNTHDVDETLPTIPCQYGYVYEDKEMRFHSATMEFGWVCDNDKYATYAQFIFFVGSILGCVSYAYLADHVGRLNVLVSSCFLAMLGSLATAASSNFYAFAFCRLIVGASYDSLFTMVFILVHEYVGPKYRSLVAFISLALFYCPFTLLIPWMALWTGDWRRFAVWGCMPIILGMAAYWLLPESARWLVSRDNIEKAVEILKTVARRNKMVLPAELIDSFKAAPLGTLYDPNDPRLDGHIAALRWTGASGQCPGYEESICLLHDILCDGFARLFRGIPHPGSIWAALELLCVHDLKWSPEPDRLRNDLFAVHEELRFGKSVLCQHVLQHSTAVVGRNSADDSPGPGCVLHPYDGPCSPSVFPTDYLPQQHFLFPDAVGVWNCGSCRRTAVADAAGDP
- the LOC6493305 gene encoding carcinine transporter isoform X4, which produces MSNNESRKGSDEDEEDENENESENEKKKKEKKGKPRFSPSPIRPDQSDDEEVNVTYADPDDVQDMFTRRSWWQSPPDMLPSSSWDGPDYFDFDDLLPIIGEFGRFQLVLFLFMIPFGYIAAYVYLGQIFMTLTPHKYYCFVPQLTLVQGEDLRKKLSIPLESDGSFSRCRMFDRNYTNMHAKVANNTHDVDETLPTIPCQYGYVYEDKEMRFHSATMEFGWVCDNDKYATYAQFIFFVGSILGCVSYAYLADHVGRLNVLVSSCFLAMLGSLATAASSNFYAFAFCRLIVGASYDSLFTMVFILVHEYVGPKYRSLVAFISLALFYCPFTLLIPWMALWTGDWRRFAVWGCMPIILGMAAYWLLPESARRFPIAAGWCRGTTLKRP
- the LOC6493305 gene encoding carcinine transporter isoform X5, which translates into the protein MSNNESRKGSDEDEEDENENESENEKKKKEKKGKPRFSPSPIRPDQSDDEEVNVTYADPDDVQDMFTRRSWWQSPPDMLPSSSWDGPDYFDFDDLLPIIGEFGRFQLVLFLFMIPFGYIAAYVYLGQIFMTLTPHKYYCFVPQLTLVQGEDLRKKLSIPLESDGSFSRCRMFDRNYTNMHAKVANNTHDVDETLPTIPCQYGYVYEDKEMRFHSATMEFGWVCDNDKYATYAQFIFFVGSILGCVSYAYLADHVGRLNVLVSSCFLAMLGSLATAASSNFYAFAFCRLIVGASYDSLFTMVFILVHEYVGPKYRSLVAFISLALFYCPFTLLIPWMALWTGDWRRFAVWGCMPIILGMAAYWLLPESARWLAGVEGQH
- the LOC6506639 gene encoding uncharacterized protein LOC6506639 isoform X1, with amino-acid sequence MAILESCCFWKDVRSGSFACAIYTLVYFGFSTLMFLFYLREEQEFLLGQRPQPMGESLLEKGDVTIVTVIFNVLFLFCSMLMVLASVLLIVGLQQNKRQFLIPWICFMLGDLLIECFHLLHLTLSRRVIFDPIVGFIFTMDFFILCLNLYCLLCVISQYQEYRRHRAELQQAASAPSPIVVFTAAEKLSKSEQLQMQQQHQLQEPHNQILLNQLETGSGNGKRNSRRMLGTGSPLITSQRLTNFSTITEEEEQHSRTHPGAIQYRGTVSNSNYNPCIQ
- the LOC6506639 gene encoding uncharacterized protein LOC6506639 isoform X4, whose product is MAILESCCFWKDVRSGSFACAIYTLVYFGFSTLMFLFYLREEQEFLLGQRPQPMGESLLEKGDVTIVTVIFNVLFLFCSMLMVLASVLLIVGLQQNKRQFLIPWICFMLGDLLIECFHLLHLTLSRRVIFDPIVGFIFTMDFFILCLNLYCLLCVISQYQEYRRHRAELQQAASAPSSSQLPRN
- the LOC6506639 gene encoding uncharacterized protein LOC6506639 isoform X3 translates to MLLEQLQHSIVTGGGFCEGVYFGFSTLMFLFYLREEQEFLLGQRPQPMGESLLEKGDVTIVTVIFNVLFLFCSMLMVLASVLLIVGLQQNKRQFLIPWICFMLGDLLIECFHLLHLTLSRRVIFDPIVGFIFTMDFFILCLNLYCLLCVISQYQEYRRHRAELQQAASAPSPIVVFTAAEKLSKSEQLQMQQQHQLQEPHNQILLNQLETGSGNGKRNSRRMLGTGSPLITSQRLTNFSTITEEEEQHSRTHPGAIQYRGTVSNSNYNPCIQ
- the LOC6506639 gene encoding uncharacterized protein LOC6506639 isoform X2 — encoded protein: MSPKPYVPKRMMSSLFALAQFSIQVYFGFSTLMFLFYLREEQEFLLGQRPQPMGESLLEKGDVTIVTVIFNVLFLFCSMLMVLASVLLIVGLQQNKRQFLIPWICFMLGDLLIECFHLLHLTLSRRVIFDPIVGFIFTMDFFILCLNLYCLLCVISQYQEYRRHRAELQQAASAPSPIVVFTAAEKLSKSEQLQMQQQHQLQEPHNQILLNQLETGSGNGKRNSRRMLGTGSPLITSQRLTNFSTITEEEEQHSRTHPGAIQYRGTVSNSNYNPCIQ